From the Polaribacter huanghezhanensis genome, the window GAGCCTTTAATTTTAGGATTTGTAATGGTGTTTATTGTCGAATTTAAAACGGCATTATATCCGTAATTGTAATTTGTTAAACCTGTGTTTACTCTAAACGTTCCTAAAATATATTTCGAATTAAATTCTAAAAAGAATTGATTGTTGATGAGTTTATTTTCAACGGTGTCTGTAAAACCAGTAGCAATATTTGCATTCCCGAAAAACGTAGTGTTTACTGCTTTTTCGGTAAATTGATAGCTTTTAGTTTCGTGTGTAAATATGTGTCCGAATTTTAAATTGGTAAAGTTATTTTTGATGCTGTCTTTTGATGAAAATAGTTTATAATCTTGCTCAATATAAAACCGGTTTCCTTCTAAAGTTGTTTCTGTACCTTCTAAATTTACATCCAATCTTCCTCTGTCAGAAAAATTTGGGTCATTAGTTGTAAAAGCAGTTAAAGAGATTGCTGTTAATCCGCCGTTTTCTTGATTCATTAAATCTTGTTTTGCAATATGTCCTCTAATTGCGTATCGATTGTTTTTAGTTTGATAACTAAACACCGTTCTAAAATTACCTTGAGAAGCCAATGAGTTTCTGTAATTTCCTAAAGAACGCAGACCTTTGTAAAGAATGCCGACATTAAATCGTTCAGAAAAATTTAAGGTAAATAAGGTTTCTAAAACTTGTCCTTGTTGCAAGCCAGTTCTGTATAAAATTTCTGATGTTGGCGTCGGAACTTTGTAATAATTAATGTCTTCTTTGGATAGATAATTAAAATGTTTTGCGTTCATTCCAATAATTGGAAATGAGTTTTGATGTGTAAAATCGTATCCTAAATTGTTAAAAGTTTGTCCTTGATTATGAAAAGCAAGCAATTCAAAATTGTCTTTTCGTAAAAAATTATATTTGTATTCTTTTAAAATTGTGAGCGTAGTATCAATATACGTAGTGTCTTTTTTAAAAGAGATAATTTTATAATCAGTATATTTTGTTTTGCCGTTTAATTTTACAATCGTTCTTTTTTTATTGATAAATGTAGAATCTGCCTGGTTTATTCCATCCGAAGAAATGATTTGGGAATGGATTAGTTGCAAGCTAAAAAGCATGATGATTAAGAAACTAAAAAAACGTTTTTTCATGTAAAATGATTGATACAGCAAATGTAAAATTTTTAAACGGAAATAAAGATGAATAATTCCCTCTAAAACTGTTAATGAAAAAAAAGGTTTCTCATTTTTTATGAGAACAGATAAATTGTTATTCCCATGAAAATGGGAATCTAAAAGAAAAGAAATTGATTTTATATTCTTTTCTTTGTAGCGATGCTAAAAAGTAATTACAGCGGAAAAATTTTAGAAGCGGGAACAGACGAAGCCGGAAGAGGTTGTTTGTGTGGTCCGGTTGTGGCAGCTGCAGTTATTTTACCAGTAAGTTTTGAACATCCTTTTTTAAATGATTCTAAGCAATTATCAGAAAAGCAGCGGAAAGAATTAAGACCAATTATAGAACAAAAAGCAATCGCTTTTGGTGTTTCTTTTGTTGATGAAAAAGAAGTGGATACAATCAATGTGTTACAAGCTTCAATTGTTGGTATGCAGCGTTCCATTGAACAATTAGATCCGCAGCCAGAATTTATTATTGTTGATGGAAATAAATTTAAAACCTACAAAAAAGTTCCGCACGAAACCATTGTAAAAGGCGATGCAAAATATTTGAGTATTGCCGCAGCTTCGGTATTAGCAAAAACGTATAGAGATGAATTTATGGAGAAAATTCATCAAGAATTTCCGATGTACAATTGGAAACAAAACAAAGGATATCCAACAAAACAACACAGAAATGCGATTCGAGAATTTGGAATTACAGCGTATCACAGAAAAACATTTCGTTTGCTTCCAGAGCAATTAAAACTGAAGTTGTAATTGTTTTTTTTGTCAAGTAAATATATTTTTCTAAAAAAAAGACGACTCTATTTTAGTTTAGAGAAGGTATACTTGTCATTTTGAGGGAAGTGAAACGAAACCGAAAAATCTTATCAAAATTGTTATCAACTTATAAAAACTTCAACTATTTTAGCACTCTAATTTTACAAGATGATTAAAAGAACACGTGCTGAAATTACCAAATGTATCATTCATAAAGTAGCGAATAAATACAATCGCGGACAAAATGTTTTTTCAGAAAACGTCATCCGATTTGATGAAGATAGTTATCAATTAATGATTCCATTTTTATTAAAACCGTTTGTAAACTTGTCGCAAAGTTTTCGTTTTAGTCATCATGCAGATATTCGTTTAAACGAAATCAATAATTATGCAACAAACATTTTTAAGGATGAAAATTCTTTTATAGAAAATTCTAAAAACATTGTCAATCATTTATACGAACAATCAAATTCTGCTCAAATAAAAAAAGGCGATGTCATTATCGCATTGGTTGAAGGCATTGAATATCAAGATATTATAACGGAAGCAATTGGAGTTTTTAAAGTCGAAAATAAAACAGATTTTTTTCAAACCTATTTAGAAGACAATAGTTTTGATGTTGCTGTTCAACAAGGAATTAGTACCAAAAAAATAGACAAAGGTTGTTTGATTTTAAATACAACAGATGCAGAAGGAACCGTTGTTTTAAGTGTAGACAACAATCAATATGATGCGCAATATTGGATTAAAAATTTCTTGTCAGTAAAATATGCTGATGACAGAAATCAACACACACAGAGCTATTTAGAATTGTGTAAAGAGTTTTCTGAAGAAGTGATAAAACCCGAATTTGGCAAACAAGAACAAAGTCAATTTTTGGCAAATACCGTAGATTATTTTAAGGAAAACGAATCGGTAGATTACCATGCTTTTAAAGAAGAATTGTTTGAGGAAGACAAACAAAAAGGTATGTTTGACGATTATAAAAAACATTTTGAAACGCTGAATGATGTGTTAATCAGAAATAATTTTGAAGTTTCTGATGTGGTGTTAAAGAAAGAAAAAAGCAAGATAAAAAGCATCATTAAATTAGACACCAATATCGAAATAAAATTAGATGTTGATGCGCCAGATGCGGCTTCAGAATATTTAGAACGCGGGTATGATGAAGAGAAAAAAATGAAATATTACAAAGTATATTTTAACGAAGAAAAATAGCGCTAACTTATTTTTGGGTAAGATTTAAGTTCGTTTTTTTTCATTTAAAAATAGTATATTTACGTACATCAATTTTTACGACAGAGATGAAAAAAATACTCATTACAAGTGTTTTGCTGTTTTTTGGACTTCATATACTAGCACAAGAAAAAGTACAAACCTATACTTCAGAGCTAGGGAAATTCTCTATGGTTTCTTACGGAGAAGTTACAGAGGATGTTAAAAAAGAGAATAGCAGTACTATTTATAGAGCTGCATACAGAAGTAAGGAAATGCTTTTTGCAGTTTCAAGTAGCTTGCAGCAAAACAAACCTAAAAAAGTTTCTGATTTATTAAAAGCGTCTGTTTTAACTTTTAAAACGGCACTTAAAGCAACAATTGTTCAACAAAAAAATATTAAAGAAAATAAAACAAAAGGAATGTATGCTTCTCTAATGATGAATAATGATGTGACAGTAGAATACAAAGTATTCTCTAAAGGCTTTTACTTGTACCAAGTGATGGTGTTTGCAAAAAAAGACAAGTACAAAAAAGAAATTGCAGCGGCTTTTTTTAAAGCGTTTGCTATTACTAAGTAGCTTGAAAATTTATAGAAAAGATTTTACTTCAAACAAATCTGTAAAATGGTTTAAAATTTTCTCTTGAACATCTTCTAGAGGAATTTTTCTGCCCAATTCAACTTCCATAGAAGTAACGGCCTTTCCTCTAATTCCACACGGAATAATATTGTCGAAATAACCCAAATCTACATTTACATTTAGAGCAAAACCATGCATCGTAACCCAACGTGTAGAACGAATTCCCATGGCGCAAATTTTACGAGCAAAAGGTGTTCCAACAGCTAGCCAAACACCAGTTTCTCCTTTGCTTCTTTCTGCTTTTAAACCGTAATCATTTAAAGTCAAAATAATAACTTCTTCTAAAAAACGCAAGTATTTATGAATGTCTGTAAAAAAATTTTCTAAATCTAAAATAGGATACCCGACAATTTGTCCCGGACCGTGATAGGTAATATCTCCACCTCGATTTATTTTGTAAAAAGTAGCCCCTTTTTCTTCTAGCTGATTTTCATTCAATAATAAATTTTCTAAATCGCCACTTTTACCCAATGTATACACATGCGGATGTTCTACAAAAAGGAAATGATTTTTGGTTTCTTTTGTTTCATTATTCTTTCGATTGCTAATTTTTTGATCAACAATTTCTTGTAATAATTCGGTTTGATAACTCCAAGTTTCCTTGTAATCTTTAACGCCTAAGTTTTTAAGTAGAATGTTTTTATTCATAATAGTAGAGAGCAAAGATAAATATTTAATTACATTTGTTCGTGATATTTACAATTAACCCAAACTAATTTTAGATACATTTAATGATGAAAAAATACTACAAACTTTCTTTCTTGTTTTTCTTTTTTCTTTCTATTTCTATGTTTTCACAAAACATTTGGACAAAGAAAAAGGCAAAAGCAAGAAGTACAAAGAAAGCATTAGAATATAGAGAATCGCAACCAACATCTTACGAGCTATATACTTTAGATGCAGATTTGGTTGATAAAAAATTAACTCTTTCTACAGGTCAAGAAACCATTATGGAGTTGCCAACTCCAAACGGAATTCAACGATTTTTAGTAAAAGAAGCTTCTGTTTTTTCGGATGAATTAGCAGCGAAATTTCCTTTGATAAAATCGTACGTTGGAGTTGGAGTTGATGATGCAACCGCAAGAGTTCGATTTAGTAAATCTAGAGATGGTTTTCATGCAATAATTTCTTCAGGGAACTATCCAATGTTTTTAATCGACCCCTATACAAAAGATAAAAAAACAGCAATAGCTTATTTTAAAAACAAATCTACTAAAAGTAAATTTCAGTGTTTGTTTGAGAAAAATACGTCAAAAGGAAACCAAAGAAATTTCCAGAAAACAACAAATGCAAATGATGGAAAATTAAGAACGTATAGACTTGCCGTAGTTGCAACTGCAGAGTTTTCTCAATTTCATTTAACCAATCAAAACATTGCCCCAGCTGCAACAGATGCAGTTAAAAAGGCAGCAGTTCTGTCAGCTATAAATACCATAATGACTCGTGTAAATTGGGTTTTTGAGAGGGATTTAGGAGTTACTATGAAACTCGTAACAAACAATGAAAACCTTATTTTTTTAGATAGTGCAACAGATGGGTTAACTAATGATAATATTAATACCTTGTTAGAAGAATCGCAAAAAAAATGTGATACAATTATTGGCGATGCAAATTACGATATTGGACACTTATTTGCTTGGGTAAATGATGAAAGTGGAAACGGTTTAGCTGCTGGTAGCGTAGTTTGTGAAAGTGGAACTAAGGCAAAAGGAGTAACCATGAAAAAAACACCATTAGGTGATGGTTTTGCTATTGATTTAGTAGCTCATGAAATTGGGCATCAATTTGGGGCAAATCATACACAAAATAATGCAGACTGTAATATAAATAGAGGAACAGCTGTAGAGCCAGGAAGTGGTTCTACCATTATGGCGTATGCAGGTTTTTGTGCTCCAAACATACAGTTCTATAGTGATGCATATTTCCATGCAGCAAGTATTAAAGAAATGTGGACTTATGTTTCTACAATTGCAACTTGTGCTACAGAAACTGCAACAAATAATTCGGCTCCGGTTGCAAATGCTGGTACTAATTTTTTTATCCCAAAATCAACGCCATTTGTGTTAAAAGGTGCAGCAACAGATGTAGATAGCGCAAATAGTTTGACTTATAATTGGGAACAAGAAGATAATGAAGCAGCAACAATACCGCCAGCTGCAACAAGTACTGTTGGACCAATGTTTAGATCACTGCCATCTTCTACGTCACCAGATAGGTATATGCCAAAAATAGCAACTGTATTAGCAGGAAATACTTCTTCTACTTGGGAAGTTGTTCCTTCAGTAACTAGGTCTATGAATTTTTCTTTAACGGTTAGAGATAATGTTTTAAATGGTGGAGCAACTGCTAGAGATGATACTAAAATTACAGTTGATGGAAATTCTGGGCCTTTTAGGATGACCTCTCAAAATGACAATACGGTACCAATAGAATGGAAAGGAGCTAGTATACAGACTATTACTTGGGATGCTGCAAATACAACATTCTCACCAGTAAATTGTGCTTATGTTTCTATTGTATTTTCAACTGATAATGGAGTTACATTTGATACAGTCATAGAGAAAAAGACGCCTAATGATGGAGTACAAGATGTAATTGTTCCAAATTTAAATACAACTAATGGTAGAATAATGGTTAAAGCATTCGATAATGTTTTTTATGCTGTAAATTCAGCTAAGATTACTACTGTAAAAGTTGTGGTAAAAGACGGGTTTTTACTATATCCAAATCCAACAATAAATAAAGAGTTGTTATTAAGTTTGAAGAAAGAAACCTCTAAAAGTGTTGAAGTTAAATTGTTTAATCTATTTGGGCAATTGATTCAAAAGGATACTTATAACAATCCAGAAAAACAGTTTTTAAATAAAATGGACTATTCTAATGTGTCACAAGGGTTATATATATTAGTAGTAACCAATGGGTCTATTAAATTTATCAGAAAAGTTTTTATAAAATAATAATAAAAATAATTTTCAGTTATCTTGTTAAGTCAATTATTTTTATTGTGTAATTTTCACTTATGTCTATAGAAGTTTCTTCAGTAACCAAAGTCTACGATTCTCAAAAAGTGCTAAATAACATCAGTTTTTCTTTAGAAAAAGGATCTATTGTTGGATTCTTAGGCCCAAATGGCGCTGGAAAATCTACCATGATGAAAATCTTAATTGGTTTTATAAATCCAACAGAAGGAACCGTTTTAGTCAACGGAATTAACGTGTTAGAAAATCCGATTGAAGCGCAAAAAAACATTGGTTATTTGCCAGAAAACAATCCGTTATATACAGAAATGTATGTAAAAGAATACTTGCAATTTCAAGCATCCATTTATAAAATAGCCAAAGAAAATGTTGCTGATATTATAGAAAAAGTTGGTTTAACGCCTGAAGTTCATAAAAAAATAGGACAATTATCAAAAGGCTATCAACAAAGAGTTGGTTTGGCTGCTGCTTTGTTACACAATCCAGATGTATTAATTTTAGATGAACCAACTACAGGTTTAGATCCAAATCAGTTGGTAGATATTAGGGAGTT encodes:
- a CDS encoding putative porin translates to MKKRFFSFLIIMLFSLQLIHSQIISSDGINQADSTFINKKRTIVKLNGKTKYTDYKIISFKKDTTYIDTTLTILKEYKYNFLRKDNFELLAFHNQGQTFNNLGYDFTHQNSFPIIGMNAKHFNYLSKEDINYYKVPTPTSEILYRTGLQQGQVLETLFTLNFSERFNVGILYKGLRSLGNYRNSLASQGNFRTVFSYQTKNNRYAIRGHIAKQDLMNQENGGLTAISLTAFTTNDPNFSDRGRLDVNLEGTETTLEGNRFYIEQDYKLFSSKDSIKNNFTNLKFGHIFTHETKSYQFTEKAVNTTFFGNANIATGFTDTVENKLINNQFFLEFNSKYILGTFRVNTGLTNYNYGYNAVLNSTINTITNPKIKGSAISFGGSWNAKIKNFRLNTDVNLTPGSGRISGSNFYSEAIFKKDSVTSFKGSISLNSKSPNFNTILYQSAYDEYNWQNDTFKNSNTRNIAFEMQSKWINLNTSITNIENYTYFDDTSKPQQSGENVTYLKVKANNEFKFGKFALNNTLLFQQVSSGKDVFRVPNFVTRNTLYYSGFLFEGKPLFLQTGITFKYFSKYKANAFNPLLNEFTIQNSTEIGYPTFDFFINAQVRRTRIYLKAENLSSLFLKKNYFSAPNYPYRDYVIRFGLVWNWFI
- a CDS encoding ribonuclease HII yields the protein MLKSNYSGKILEAGTDEAGRGCLCGPVVAAAVILPVSFEHPFLNDSKQLSEKQRKELRPIIEQKAIAFGVSFVDEKEVDTINVLQASIVGMQRSIEQLDPQPEFIIVDGNKFKTYKKVPHETIVKGDAKYLSIAAASVLAKTYRDEFMEKIHQEFPMYNWKQNKGYPTKQHRNAIREFGITAYHRKTFRLLPEQLKLKL
- a CDS encoding nucleoid-associated protein, whose translation is MIKRTRAEITKCIIHKVANKYNRGQNVFSENVIRFDEDSYQLMIPFLLKPFVNLSQSFRFSHHADIRLNEINNYATNIFKDENSFIENSKNIVNHLYEQSNSAQIKKGDVIIALVEGIEYQDIITEAIGVFKVENKTDFFQTYLEDNSFDVAVQQGISTKKIDKGCLILNTTDAEGTVVLSVDNNQYDAQYWIKNFLSVKYADDRNQHTQSYLELCKEFSEEVIKPEFGKQEQSQFLANTVDYFKENESVDYHAFKEELFEEDKQKGMFDDYKKHFETLNDVLIRNNFEVSDVVLKKEKSKIKSIIKLDTNIEIKLDVDAPDAASEYLERGYDEEKKMKYYKVYFNEEK
- the lipB gene encoding lipoyl(octanoyl) transferase LipB — its product is MNKNILLKNLGVKDYKETWSYQTELLQEIVDQKISNRKNNETKETKNHFLFVEHPHVYTLGKSGDLENLLLNENQLEEKGATFYKINRGGDITYHGPGQIVGYPILDLENFFTDIHKYLRFLEEVIILTLNDYGLKAERSKGETGVWLAVGTPFARKICAMGIRSTRWVTMHGFALNVNVDLGYFDNIIPCGIRGKAVTSMEVELGRKIPLEDVQEKILNHFTDLFEVKSFL
- a CDS encoding reprolysin-like metallopeptidase gives rise to the protein MMKKYYKLSFLFFFFLSISMFSQNIWTKKKAKARSTKKALEYRESQPTSYELYTLDADLVDKKLTLSTGQETIMELPTPNGIQRFLVKEASVFSDELAAKFPLIKSYVGVGVDDATARVRFSKSRDGFHAIISSGNYPMFLIDPYTKDKKTAIAYFKNKSTKSKFQCLFEKNTSKGNQRNFQKTTNANDGKLRTYRLAVVATAEFSQFHLTNQNIAPAATDAVKKAAVLSAINTIMTRVNWVFERDLGVTMKLVTNNENLIFLDSATDGLTNDNINTLLEESQKKCDTIIGDANYDIGHLFAWVNDESGNGLAAGSVVCESGTKAKGVTMKKTPLGDGFAIDLVAHEIGHQFGANHTQNNADCNINRGTAVEPGSGSTIMAYAGFCAPNIQFYSDAYFHAASIKEMWTYVSTIATCATETATNNSAPVANAGTNFFIPKSTPFVLKGAATDVDSANSLTYNWEQEDNEAATIPPAATSTVGPMFRSLPSSTSPDRYMPKIATVLAGNTSSTWEVVPSVTRSMNFSLTVRDNVLNGGATARDDTKITVDGNSGPFRMTSQNDNTVPIEWKGASIQTITWDAANTTFSPVNCAYVSIVFSTDNGVTFDTVIEKKTPNDGVQDVIVPNLNTTNGRIMVKAFDNVFYAVNSAKITTVKVVVKDGFLLYPNPTINKELLLSLKKETSKSVEVKLFNLFGQLIQKDTYNNPEKQFLNKMDYSNVSQGLYILVVTNGSIKFIRKVFIK
- the gldA gene encoding gliding motility-associated ABC transporter ATP-binding subunit GldA, with the protein product MSIEVSSVTKVYDSQKVLNNISFSLEKGSIVGFLGPNGAGKSTMMKILIGFINPTEGTVLVNGINVLENPIEAQKNIGYLPENNPLYTEMYVKEYLQFQASIYKIAKENVADIIEKVGLTPEVHKKIGQLSKGYQQRVGLAAALLHNPDVLILDEPTTGLDPNQLVDIRELIKEIGKDKTVLFSTHIMQEVEAVCDRVIIIKKGEIVVDKLLKDVRSNQQQIIEVTFDFKLEEQFIKKLPNLVSYKNNYDTTWFLTFNADKDMRSVVFDFAQENGLKILGLNTQNQNLEALFRESTN